The following proteins come from a genomic window of Pirellula staleyi DSM 6068:
- the panB gene encoding 3-methyl-2-oxobutanoate hydroxymethyltransferase codes for MAKRASRVTVPEFVSFKASGRKISMLTAYDYSMAALLDGAGIEAILVGDSMSMVVQGHDTTLPVTLDQMIYHAEMVGRAVQHALVIVDMPFPTNLLGVHRAIENASRIIKETRCQAVKLEGGAEQADVIAGLVSAGIPVMAHVGLRPQSVHTMGGYKVQRDAERLIHDALSAQEAGAFSVLLECIPAPLAAEITSKLRVPTIGIGAGNQCDGQVLVLHDLLGLTHGYVPRFVKQYAHLQQTIADAVVAYREDVRSGQFPGPEQQFDK; via the coding sequence ATGGCCAAACGAGCATCCCGCGTCACCGTTCCTGAATTCGTCAGCTTCAAGGCATCTGGTCGCAAGATCAGCATGCTGACCGCCTACGACTACTCGATGGCTGCCTTGCTCGACGGCGCGGGGATCGAAGCAATTCTAGTGGGCGACAGCATGTCGATGGTGGTGCAGGGGCACGACACCACATTGCCTGTGACGCTCGATCAAATGATCTACCATGCCGAGATGGTCGGCCGCGCTGTGCAGCATGCGCTGGTGATTGTCGACATGCCGTTTCCGACCAATTTGCTCGGGGTGCATCGGGCGATTGAAAATGCCTCGCGGATCATCAAAGAGACTCGCTGTCAGGCTGTGAAACTCGAAGGGGGGGCCGAACAAGCCGACGTGATTGCCGGTCTGGTTTCGGCTGGCATCCCGGTGATGGCCCATGTGGGACTCCGCCCGCAAAGTGTCCACACCATGGGGGGCTATAAAGTGCAGCGCGATGCCGAGCGTTTGATCCACGATGCTCTCTCGGCCCAGGAGGCAGGCGCGTTCTCGGTACTGCTCGAATGCATTCCGGCTCCGCTGGCGGCGGAGATCACCTCTAAGCTCCGTGTCCCGACGATCGGGATTGGCGCTGGCAATCAGTGCGATGGACAGGTGCTGGTGCTACACGATCTGCTGGGACTCACGCACGGCTATGTGCCGCGCTTCGTCAAGCAATATGCCCATCTGCAGCAAACGATTGCCGATGCGGTGGTGGCATACCGCGAAGATGTCCGGAGTGGTCAGTTCCCCGGTCCCGAACAGCAGTTCGATAAGTAA
- the lnt gene encoding apolipoprotein N-acyltransferase, with protein sequence MEAGLNVNSSAEREPRQRASGRATGSSTVDKGGDKRSDNSGDKQTRDRSAVLLGHWQTLLVALLGSLLLYLAFPPARLGLLAWVAPLPWLWLVAQPTLAARRPYLAIYLASWVFWLALLQGIRLAHPALILGWIALAAYLAAYLPLFVAITRQAVHTYKIPLIVAAPIVWVGLELVRGRMISGFSLGGLANSQTEWVTLLQICDLAGAYGLSALMMITSSAILALMQTERSRLARVIEPVVAVALIGGALLYGQARLRAPESEETILSAALIQGSLDTVFEVSPERVRETITTYARLTSEARASIGDLDLVIWPESMFPIPRFDIEEPLEDDRESGLTKEQLRLRLEEMNRQFDSVVRDAVASLNSEANASRPTLLLLGTNVIQYGPGPTKIFNSAMLFDPQGTRIARYDKMHPVMFGEYVPLTDLFPFLYDLTPMAGGLSAGEGPVMFEVGEAKLSPSICFESTVPHLLRTQTAQLVAQRARPDCLVNITNDGWFWGSSLLDMHLHCAVLRAVENRRPMLVAANTGFSASIDGRGRLLERGPRRAERIIHAQVRRESLTSPYHTVGDLPAVVCAALAWLIAISQQVGEFWQLLKRRN encoded by the coding sequence ATGGAGGCGGGACTGAACGTGAACAGCAGCGCGGAGCGTGAACCACGACAGCGTGCCTCGGGGCGAGCCACCGGCAGCAGCACTGTGGATAAAGGTGGCGACAAGCGTAGTGACAATAGTGGCGACAAGCAGACGCGCGATCGCAGCGCGGTGCTTCTCGGCCACTGGCAAACGCTGCTGGTGGCGCTGCTCGGGAGTTTGCTCCTCTATCTGGCGTTTCCTCCTGCGCGGCTCGGCCTACTAGCCTGGGTGGCCCCCCTTCCCTGGCTCTGGCTTGTCGCTCAGCCGACACTCGCCGCACGTCGACCTTATCTGGCGATTTACCTCGCGTCGTGGGTCTTTTGGCTCGCGCTACTGCAAGGAATTCGTCTGGCGCATCCGGCACTGATCCTCGGCTGGATTGCACTGGCAGCTTATCTCGCCGCTTACTTGCCGCTGTTCGTGGCGATCACGCGTCAGGCGGTTCACACGTACAAGATTCCGCTGATCGTGGCCGCGCCGATAGTGTGGGTCGGACTCGAACTGGTTCGCGGCCGGATGATCAGTGGCTTCTCGCTCGGGGGACTTGCGAACTCGCAAACCGAGTGGGTCACGCTGCTGCAAATCTGCGACCTGGCCGGGGCGTATGGATTGAGCGCGCTGATGATGATCACGTCTTCGGCGATCCTCGCACTGATGCAAACCGAGCGGTCGAGACTCGCGCGGGTGATTGAGCCGGTAGTGGCGGTGGCGCTTATCGGCGGCGCGCTGCTGTATGGACAAGCCCGACTCCGCGCGCCGGAATCGGAGGAGACGATTCTTTCGGCAGCGCTCATTCAAGGTTCGCTCGACACCGTGTTTGAAGTGAGCCCCGAGCGCGTGCGCGAGACGATCACCACCTATGCGCGACTGACCAGCGAGGCCCGCGCTTCGATCGGCGATCTCGATTTGGTGATCTGGCCCGAATCGATGTTTCCGATCCCTCGGTTTGATATCGAAGAGCCTCTGGAAGATGATCGCGAAAGTGGGCTAACGAAAGAGCAACTCCGATTGCGACTCGAGGAGATGAATCGTCAGTTCGATAGTGTGGTGCGTGATGCGGTGGCAAGTCTCAACAGCGAGGCGAATGCTTCGCGACCGACGCTGCTGCTGCTGGGGACCAACGTGATTCAGTATGGTCCAGGGCCGACGAAGATTTTTAATAGCGCCATGCTGTTCGATCCGCAGGGGACCCGGATCGCTCGCTACGACAAGATGCACCCGGTGATGTTTGGAGAGTACGTTCCGCTGACCGACCTGTTTCCGTTCCTATATGACCTGACACCGATGGCGGGTGGCTTGTCGGCGGGGGAGGGTCCGGTGATGTTCGAGGTGGGGGAGGCGAAGCTATCGCCGAGCATTTGTTTCGAGAGTACGGTCCCTCATCTGCTGCGCACGCAAACAGCGCAACTAGTTGCGCAGCGCGCGCGCCCCGATTGTCTGGTAAACATCACAAACGATGGCTGGTTCTGGGGTTCCAGCTTGCTCGACATGCACCTGCATTGCGCGGTGTTGCGCGCGGTGGAAAACCGCCGGCCGATGCTGGTAGCCGCCAACACAGGCTTCTCGGCATCGATCGATGGCCGGGGTCGGCTTTTGGAGAGAGGCCCCCGACGTGCCGAGCGGATCATCCACGCCCAGGTGCGCCGCGAGAGTCTCACCAGTCCCTACCACACTGTGGGGGACCTCCCCGCCGTGGTTTGTGCGGCACTAGCGTGGCTGATTGCGATCTCTCAGCAGGTGGGAGAGTTCTGGCAACTGCTCAAACGCCGAAACTGA
- a CDS encoding phytanoyl-CoA dioxygenase family protein: MRHYSLAASGFELVTGAIARARCAEIAHLLDERDSISLGSRRLLDQPWCRELAVDLRRHPRIAALIPEAWVVAQCTLFEKSRATNWLVPLHQDLSIPVRERVEHPELSGWSIKEEGHFVQPPAELLAMLVAVRLHIDPCDQQDGPLRVVPDSHRAGKLSPEASAELRNRSGETSCIAEAGDALLLRPLLLHASSKATGSSQRRVLHFLWGPPALTCGLSWPAS, encoded by the coding sequence TTGCGGCACTACTCGCTAGCGGCATCAGGATTCGAGTTAGTTACCGGCGCAATCGCTCGAGCCCGCTGCGCCGAGATTGCTCACTTGCTCGACGAGCGCGACAGCATTTCGCTCGGCTCGCGGCGTTTACTCGACCAGCCCTGGTGCCGCGAACTGGCCGTAGATTTGCGACGCCATCCACGCATCGCCGCGCTCATTCCAGAAGCGTGGGTTGTCGCGCAGTGCACCTTGTTCGAGAAATCGCGTGCGACCAATTGGCTCGTGCCGCTGCATCAGGACCTTAGTATTCCTGTGCGCGAGCGGGTCGAACATCCGGAACTCTCAGGCTGGTCGATCAAAGAGGAAGGCCACTTTGTACAGCCTCCCGCCGAGCTTCTTGCCATGCTGGTGGCGGTGCGATTGCATATCGACCCCTGCGACCAGCAGGATGGTCCGCTGCGCGTGGTTCCCGATTCTCATCGCGCTGGAAAGCTCTCGCCTGAAGCCTCCGCCGAGCTTCGAAATCGCTCGGGAGAAACGAGTTGCATCGCCGAGGCTGGTGATGCACTCCTGCTGCGGCCTCTCCTCCTGCATGCGTCGTCGAAAGCGACCGGCAGCAGTCAGCGGCGCGTTCTGCACTTTTTGTGGGGGCCACCAGCGCTCACGTGCGGGCTTTCTTGGCCTGCCAGCTGA
- a CDS encoding class I SAM-dependent methyltransferase produces MCTSLSESSLEKNASSEIYSSEYVQRLFDEMSHTYGIVNVLSSFGFAVRWRSQCIDQARVEVGDRVCDLMSGMGEMWPGLARQLRGRGKIVGIDFSRSMVEKSQRTLARITRQNAEQPITIEALLDDALASKVPDQSVDVVTCSFGLKTLDENQRGRLAREVHRILKPGGRCSFVEISVPPQRWLRAAYFFYLNQVVPIIGWLLLGNPENYRMLGRYTSAFGNCDRFVQACRSAGLDVEPASYFFGCATGVVGTRPQ; encoded by the coding sequence ATGTGCACATCCCTTTCCGAGAGTTCGCTCGAGAAGAACGCCTCGAGCGAAATTTATAGCAGCGAGTATGTGCAGCGGCTGTTCGATGAAATGTCGCACACCTATGGCATCGTGAATGTTCTCTCGTCGTTTGGCTTTGCCGTGCGCTGGCGCTCGCAGTGCATCGATCAAGCGCGAGTGGAGGTGGGAGATCGTGTCTGCGATTTAATGTCGGGCATGGGAGAGATGTGGCCCGGCCTCGCGCGACAACTGCGCGGGCGTGGCAAGATCGTCGGCATCGACTTCTCGCGCTCGATGGTCGAGAAGTCCCAGCGAACCCTCGCGCGCATCACTCGGCAAAACGCTGAGCAGCCAATCACCATCGAAGCTCTGCTCGACGACGCGCTCGCCAGCAAGGTTCCCGACCAGTCGGTCGATGTGGTCACCTGTTCGTTTGGACTCAAGACCCTCGACGAAAATCAGCGCGGGCGACTTGCTCGTGAAGTGCATCGCATCTTGAAGCCGGGAGGACGATGCTCATTCGTCGAGATCTCGGTGCCACCTCAGCGATGGCTCCGAGCAGCTTACTTCTTCTATCTCAACCAGGTGGTGCCGATCATCGGTTGGCTGTTGCTCGGCAACCCCGAGAACTATCGCATGCTGGGTCGCTACACCAGCGCGTTTGGGAACTGCGATCGTTTTGTGCAAGCGTGCCGCAGCGCGGGACTCGATGTCGAGCCCGCCAGCTACTTCTTTGGCTGCGCAACGGGCGTCGTCGGAACCAGACCGCAGTAA
- a CDS encoding endonuclease/exonuclease/phosphatase family protein, translating into MNSSALSHALLSISLAFAAVLLTNSGEAAEPTSEPQPLRVMSYNIRYGTARDGDDAWVHRQEPMVKYLKESKVDILGLQEALAFQISDLLEGLPEFKRSGVARDDGKDKGEFSPLLYRHERFELVREGTFWLSATHEVVGSKGWDAMLPRVCSWTELKDKSTGKRFIAASTHFDHMGQEARAESGKLIARRLKELAADLPVVLVGDFNARLASDPIQNVLAKPDSASDWRLVDAQGVSAKKPTGPTATFNGFKAIPEGDNKIDFIFVRDFVVLDHVVENPLTPAGRFVSDHLPVIANIEFPKESVEK; encoded by the coding sequence ATGAATTCGTCAGCACTTTCTCACGCATTGCTATCGATTTCTTTAGCATTTGCTGCGGTACTCCTTACCAATTCAGGAGAAGCTGCCGAGCCGACATCAGAACCACAGCCGCTCCGCGTGATGAGCTACAACATTCGCTATGGAACAGCGCGCGATGGCGACGATGCCTGGGTGCATCGCCAAGAGCCGATGGTGAAATACTTGAAGGAGTCGAAAGTCGACATCCTGGGACTGCAGGAAGCACTCGCCTTTCAAATCAGCGATCTGCTCGAAGGTCTCCCCGAGTTCAAGCGATCGGGAGTGGCCCGCGATGATGGAAAAGACAAAGGAGAGTTCTCACCGCTGCTCTATCGCCATGAACGTTTTGAGCTCGTCCGCGAAGGGACCTTTTGGCTCTCTGCGACTCATGAAGTTGTCGGCAGCAAAGGATGGGACGCGATGCTCCCCCGTGTTTGCAGCTGGACCGAGCTCAAGGACAAATCGACGGGCAAGAGATTCATCGCCGCCAGCACCCATTTCGACCACATGGGACAAGAGGCGCGGGCCGAGAGTGGCAAGTTGATTGCTCGTCGCTTGAAAGAGCTGGCAGCCGATTTGCCTGTGGTGCTCGTCGGCGACTTTAACGCGCGACTTGCGAGCGACCCGATTCAGAACGTTCTCGCGAAGCCCGATTCCGCAAGTGACTGGAGACTCGTCGATGCCCAGGGGGTGAGCGCGAAGAAACCGACAGGCCCCACCGCGACGTTCAATGGTTTTAAGGCGATTCCGGAAGGGGACAACAAAATCGACTTCATTTTCGTGCGCGATTTTGTCGTGCTCGATCACGTAGTCGAAAACCCTCTCACACCAGCAGGACGCTTTGTCAGCGATCACTTGCCGGTCATCGCTAACATCGAATTCCCCAAGGAATCGGTGGAAAAATAG
- the gyrA gene encoding DNA gyrase subunit A has product MEDELKESYLTYAMSVIVSRALPDVRDGLKPSQRRILVAMNDLNLTPGAPRVKCAKISGDTSGNYHPHGESVIYPTLVRMAQEWNMRHILIDKQGNFGSIAGLPPAAMRYTEARLSPVASMMLEDLNLDTVDFVPTYDERNQEPTVLPCRFPNLLVNGAQGIAVGMATSIPPHNLGEVCEALVKVIDDPEVTLGELCEIIKGPDFPTGGTICGRAGIRRGYRDGRSTIVLRAKTRIEEHKKDRYRIIITEIPYQQARDRVVEKIAELVNEERIKGISGITDLSDLKEPVHLVIDIKRDADPYVVLNQLYQFSPLQDSISIILLALVDGKPRELSLKELLEEFLRHRVTVIRRRTQFLLSKARRRKHTVEGLLLALANIDEIIRIIRASRTQAEAKVGLMGVECPAAMMQRALGEEGFAMFQSERGASDTYRLTAVQSEAILRMTLGQLVNLEQERLGGEHAELLKEIAEYLRILADENIIRAMIKEELIAIAAKYGDERRTEISGEEIGDVNLEDLITEETMVVSISHRGYIKRTPASTYRAQRRGGKGLKGAKTEDEDPIAHLFVASTHAYLLFFTNLGRVYWQKVYDLPELSRESRGRAIVNLLNLSEGEKIAECIAIRDFDQQGHFLMMATRKGLVKKSPLEDYSRPKKGGIIAIKLREDDEVVDVVVTKPGDEVVLSTSTGMAIRFSESDARPMGRNTSGVKGISLASGDSLVGMVVADPDATLLTVCENGYGKRTNFGPNAEVVGPPPADDDSIDTGSIDTSSAEAETVVAEPPAPAEEAAAEDEGDEEGSSGSRYRTQRRGGKGLRDIKTTTRNGTVIAVARVDDTEEVLMMTARGKLQRIAAREIKTIGRNTQGVRIMSLDDDDKLVAVVRVPRDEAEVTDLAALGALPPELPPPAPAGDAS; this is encoded by the coding sequence ATTGAGGACGAGCTCAAGGAGAGTTATCTCACCTACGCGATGAGCGTGATCGTCAGCCGCGCGCTCCCCGACGTGCGCGACGGTCTGAAGCCTTCGCAGCGACGCATTTTGGTCGCCATGAACGACCTTAATCTCACGCCCGGTGCGCCGCGCGTCAAATGCGCGAAGATTTCGGGCGATACCAGCGGTAACTATCACCCGCACGGCGAAAGCGTGATCTATCCCACGCTGGTGCGCATGGCCCAAGAGTGGAACATGCGTCACATCCTGATCGACAAGCAAGGAAACTTCGGATCGATCGCTGGTCTGCCACCAGCAGCCATGCGATACACCGAAGCGCGACTCTCCCCTGTCGCATCGATGATGCTCGAGGATTTGAATCTCGACACCGTCGACTTTGTGCCGACTTACGACGAGCGGAATCAAGAGCCGACGGTACTCCCCTGCCGCTTCCCAAACTTGCTCGTCAACGGCGCGCAAGGAATCGCGGTCGGTATGGCGACGAGCATTCCGCCGCACAACCTGGGGGAAGTTTGCGAAGCGCTCGTCAAGGTGATCGATGACCCCGAAGTGACCCTCGGCGAACTCTGCGAGATCATCAAAGGCCCCGACTTCCCAACGGGCGGCACTATTTGTGGACGCGCCGGCATTCGCCGCGGCTATCGCGACGGTCGCAGCACCATCGTGCTGCGGGCCAAGACTCGGATCGAAGAGCATAAAAAAGATCGCTACCGCATCATCATCACCGAGATTCCTTACCAGCAAGCGCGCGATCGTGTGGTCGAAAAGATCGCCGAACTGGTGAATGAAGAGCGGATCAAGGGTATTTCCGGGATTACCGATCTCTCGGATCTCAAAGAGCCAGTCCACTTGGTGATCGACATCAAGCGCGATGCCGATCCGTACGTGGTGCTCAATCAGCTCTATCAGTTCTCGCCACTGCAAGATTCGATTTCGATCATCCTGCTGGCTCTCGTCGATGGAAAGCCGCGCGAGCTTTCGCTCAAGGAATTGCTCGAAGAGTTCCTGCGGCATCGCGTGACCGTCATTCGCCGGCGGACGCAGTTTCTGCTGTCGAAGGCTCGTCGCCGCAAGCACACCGTCGAGGGTTTGCTGCTGGCGCTGGCCAATATCGACGAGATCATTCGGATCATTCGCGCATCTCGCACCCAGGCGGAAGCCAAGGTCGGCCTGATGGGGGTCGAATGCCCAGCGGCGATGATGCAGCGAGCGTTGGGAGAAGAAGGGTTCGCGATGTTCCAGTCGGAACGTGGCGCGAGCGACACCTATCGCCTGACCGCAGTGCAGTCGGAAGCGATCTTGCGCATGACGCTCGGTCAGCTCGTCAACCTCGAGCAAGAGCGTCTCGGCGGCGAGCATGCCGAACTCCTCAAGGAGATTGCCGAATACCTCCGCATTCTGGCCGACGAAAACATCATCCGGGCGATGATCAAGGAAGAGCTGATCGCCATCGCTGCCAAGTATGGTGACGAGCGGCGTACTGAAATTAGTGGCGAAGAGATTGGGGACGTCAATCTCGAGGATCTGATCACCGAAGAGACGATGGTGGTCTCGATCAGTCATCGTGGTTACATCAAGCGCACGCCGGCTAGCACCTATCGTGCTCAGCGCCGGGGTGGCAAGGGACTCAAAGGTGCGAAGACGGAGGACGAAGATCCGATCGCGCATCTGTTCGTCGCCAGCACACATGCCTACCTGCTGTTTTTCACGAATCTTGGCCGGGTCTACTGGCAGAAGGTTTACGACTTGCCCGAGTTGTCGCGCGAGAGTCGTGGCCGCGCGATTGTGAACCTGCTCAACCTTTCGGAAGGTGAGAAGATCGCCGAGTGCATCGCGATTCGCGACTTCGATCAGCAAGGTCACTTCCTGATGATGGCGACCCGAAAGGGGCTCGTGAAGAAATCGCCACTCGAGGATTACAGCCGACCGAAGAAGGGTGGCATCATCGCGATCAAACTTCGCGAAGATGATGAAGTGGTCGATGTGGTTGTCACCAAGCCCGGCGATGAAGTGGTGCTTTCCACCTCCACCGGCATGGCAATCCGGTTCAGCGAATCGGATGCGCGGCCGATGGGACGCAACACTTCCGGCGTGAAGGGGATCTCGCTTGCCAGCGGCGATTCGCTCGTCGGTATGGTGGTGGCTGATCCCGACGCCACGCTCCTCACCGTTTGCGAAAATGGTTATGGAAAGCGGACCAACTTTGGTCCCAACGCCGAAGTGGTGGGACCACCACCTGCCGATGATGACAGTATTGATACCGGCAGTATTGATACCAGCAGTGCCGAAGCCGAAACTGTAGTCGCCGAGCCCCCTGCTCCTGCGGAAGAAGCAGCCGCGGAGGACGAAGGAGACGAAGAGGGTTCGAGCGGCTCGCGCTATCGGACCCAGCGTCGCGGTGGCAAGGGGCTGCGCGATATCAAGACGACGACTCGCAACGGCACCGTGATCGCCGTGGCCCGCGTCGACGATACCGAAGAAGTGCTGATGATGACAGCCCGCGGCAAGTTGCAGCGGATCGCCGCCCGCGAGATCAAAACGATCGGACGCAACACGCAAGGTGTCCGGATCATGAGCCTCGACGACGACGACAAACTCGTAGCTGTGGTTCGTGTGCCGCGCGATGAAGCGGAAGTGACGGATCTAGCTGCTCTGGGCGCACTTCCCCCCGAACTGCCGCCACCAGCACCAGCGGGCGACGCGAGCTAA